The Episyrphus balteatus chromosome 3, idEpiBalt1.1, whole genome shotgun sequence genome segment TATGAAGGAATCGAATTTAtttagtgtattttttttagttaagattattatttttttgtgtatattttgtaaatgtatttttgatttgtatttaGTGCTTTTTTAGCTTGcctatttatttattacatTGTATTTCATTATAGAAATTTttagtgaaaaacaaaaacgttcCGAAGGAAATAAGCAGGATTTAAATGGAGTTGAAAGTTTTATGCTCAAGGGACAAGGGAAAACCAATAATAGAgtgttattttattaaaaaatacaatttataataatcCTGTAAATTCTATAATTTccgtgagtttttttttaaataagaaaaatcaaaCGGCTAAGCATCAGAACTTTaccatttaattattttgtttgtatacttaaaaaaagttaGTAGGCTTGCAATGAGAGAGGTCTTCATTTGCTTTATTGACCTGACAAGAGCCGTTAAGGcggtattacattttaatattaataagaCAAATAAGGCAAAAATGCGTTACAAAAAGTGAAATCGAAATCATCTTTCGCTACGCCCCCTGCCATAGATATGACTCAAAATTATCACAACATACATATTTAAccatgaaaatttttaaatcgcatttgcatttttccatatttaaATGAAGATTTGGGGAtgtaaaattcgttaaaaagaTGAATGAAGAACGTACCCTTCGTCAAGGTGAAACAAGTTGTACTAAACATTGACATTGAACTGTGATTGGCAAATTTTCTtggtaaaatatttatttgaggaTGAGTGAATCAATTAgagttatttaataaaaaaaagttgcacgttatttttgatttattcacaaaaaaaaaaacattttataaaaaaaaaataaatttatacaaaCTTTATCGttttgtaaatataaaaaaaaatctatttcatttctctatataaaaataaatttcgtttatttaGTGACTTCGGCTAGAGTCGATGGATCAAGACCGGCAATAACCATATCATCCTTTTCGATTCTTCCTTCATTTGCACGAATCTctaatctataaaaaaaacaatggaaatTAGAATTCATTTCTTCTTCAATCTTCTCTTCTAAGATTAAGAGCACACATCAAATTATATGAACACATGAAATggtaaatgaaattcaaaataaataaaattttcctacCTATTTGCATTGTGATTAACATTCCAGAGGTTAGGTAGATATTTCGGTTGCATTGTATTTAAGAAATGTTCTCGCCAAAGTTTTTCCAATTCAATAAGACCGCCAAATTTTTCTTGATATTCTTGAACAACTTTTGAGCCATGTGGTGTGTAGTCACTAAAActttctctataaaaaaaaaataaaataataaattatttccatatatacaacttttataaatttttacttACGTAATATCTTTATTGATACATTCTTCCAACATTTCAGGAGTTACTTGTTCAGCACCACTATAGTTTTTGAGAATGATTTTCTCTAATTCTTCTTTGCGCCATTGAGGTATACGATCGCTGTTATACATCAAGGCTCTTGCAGCAGATCGAAGTTGTCTTAGGAAGTTAAATTaacgttattttttttgaaaaatcatactATCGTTTGTTTAGTTTGAGTATTTACCTTAATTCAGGAATTTCAACTAGTTTTGGTGCTCCTTCTTCATTTAAATATGGTGCATTGCAAAGTTTACCTAATTTTGTACGAATTTTTAAATCGGATATGTTACTTTTTTGATGACATTGTGGACATAGAAGCAAAACATCATGAGAGGTATGTGACTTCATAACCACTGGAAAATGTTTTCTATATTCTCTAGGTACAACGTTTTTTCTAATGTAAGCATCTTTTCGACCGCACACAACACAttgattttcttttggtgtttgatAGTAACGCCCAACTTCACCAACAGCCCGACCAGCAGGTTCAAAGTTTAAGCGTACTGTGTATGGGTTTGAGCTGACTTCTTGGGCTAGATTTTGATCGACATACCTATGTCAATTTagaaattgttataaaatatactaataataataattacaataaaaaataacacagccacacaaaaaaaaaaagttctgacctggggttgcgactaggtttttcatatagtttttgggtcgctaaaaccgaatcggaagtccgttttgccccatcacgtcaggttttcgagataacctcaaaaaatgtcatgtttcaatgtttctttcatctggatgtgcgaatatgttaatcatatagtttttggattgttgtaaccagattcgaagtcaatttcgtcctatcacgtcaggtttctgagatattctcaaaaaaatgtcaaaaccaaaaaaacaaaagttcttatctggggttgcgactaggcttttcatatagtttttgggtcgctgaaaccgaatccgaagtttattttgccgtatcacgtcaggtttttaaaatatactcaaaaaatgtcaaaactcaaaacaagctcatatctgacattttttgaggatatctcaaaaacctggcgtgatacggcaaaaaaaacttcggattcggtttcagcgacccaaaaactattgACTTTCCTTgcagcttttttttatttatttttttgtttttcatcctTGGaaccataacaaaaaaaaatagacagtAGGAGATATTTTCTCACATCTTTTTTAGGAGGTTGAGGTTGTCTGGCAAAAATGgcttttttgtggtttttcccACATGCAATTTGGGAACTAAATGCACTTTCCTTGCATCACCAGTTTTACAGACAACAAATGGACTGGACCAAAACCATTTCAAGTAACTCTTCTACAAGAGATACatatatcaattttgttttcacctTTCTCTATTCCGTTTCTTGGACGCAAAAGTGTTCACTCgtcatatttaaataaaagtttgaagttACTCCGAGTTCGAGGAACACATCAGCATTGAAACGAGATCAACCTTAGCGATAACAAAAGTAGCCCTGCGCAAAAAAAAAGACGCGTTCCGAAGATGCCATTTaaataggttaggttaggttaaatgggctgacagttgatcttgttaccgtcacactcagatcaatgtagatcccttgtgataccctgaagtattgttaTGCCATTTAAATAAACCGCACGAGTGTGTCGCACATATTTGCTCGTCTAAGCAGAGATGCCACGGAAAACAatctttatataaaaattttcaaacatttttcaaataaaaatttggtatgccattaaaacagaaatattataagacacaaacaattgaaaaaaaaggtttgaacttttttttacaaaatccaaaaatgatgtctttactttaaaatttaagtttttgtatacaaattttcattgaaatcaatcTTGCCGTTTTCCAGAAACTCAGACATCAAGAAgatggttctatggcaagttCCTTTAATAAGGGGCCagcaaaaatgtttattttttcaaaagtacgaCCTGTATttccttaaatcaaaaaatcgttagagtcgtttttgagaaaaacaactttttccaTTTTGGTTATATGGCAAGGACCGTTAATTTTGGTgcttaaaaaaagtcaatttcctCTCCAGAGAATcaacaaaaactttgaaaaatcaagtttgaAGTAAATAGCTTAAGTGGTTTGGGCTAATGCTCGAAATAGAGACCGAAACACAGGCAGATAGACAGAAttgcaagatttttttttttttttgcagtctctatcatcgtaatatattcttctgcccataatctcgtaaaggccctaactacaattttgatttttttgcatatttggaatTGTCTTTGATTTATTCTCACTAATTattttagcctaggtcttcaaataagtcagaaaattcaaaatgtacttttgatgtttttcatttttatacataaatgtaaattgcgatattagatttagtgtttccctctataactcagaagtaagaaaaatttAGTTAGGGCCTTttcgagattatgggcagtattgtTATCTGGAGttcaaatttttctacgaaTCCTAAACCTCAATTAAAAATGAGAAACTTAAATGGGACTGGTCAGAGCATCTTTTTAGGAAACAATTATTGTAGGTAAATGgtaaaaaaatgtaacaatTGCCGAGTTGAATTATATACCATCGACAGAGTTAtaatacatacctacattagtTTTAAGGCAGTAGttaataaatacaaacatttaaacaaaaatcaaacaattacCATTGAGCTTTTTTCCGATCGCAAGTACAAAGTAGTTCACCATCTGGTGCTTCCAACAAACAATTGTCATACAATGTTTTCGACCTTGTACTGATCCCTCTACTAATTggtttttttagagcaatatgGGCGGATTTTTTACTATTAGAGGTATTCCCAGCTAAAGCATTAAGTTTATTGAAGCTATCTTTGAATCGAACATCTACAAATGCATCGATTTCTTCGAGCACATATTCCAAATTTGAACTATAACTTTGCCAAAATCGTCTGAAACAATTGATATTACATacataaaataacaatttaGTTAGCAAATGTAACACAAATGAAGTAACCTCTTTTTCAAAACATCAGACAACGTTTTGAATATTTCCACTGCAACCATAGCATCTTTGGCTGCATATTCTATCTGAGCTGTTGTAAGATTATTAGCTTCCCAGTCCGAACAAACTAATCTCCAATTCTTGTCCAGTGGAACATTTAATATTGATTTGGACATTTTTGCCAAACCTTCAGATTTCTGATTAGTTAAGACGGCCAAGTACCTTAAATCAAAGGTACTCGCAACGCCAACTCCATAATCAAAAGACAACTTCCCAGCATCGTCATGTGCACCAATGCCAACTTTAATGACTTTGTCATCTTCCAGAAGTTCTCTCAAACTCATTGGAATTGTTTTTAAACTACAGAGGCGTATCAAGGCACATAGACCTTTGTGTGATGCCAACTGGAGCATGGCAGTGGGTCGGCGTTTGCCACCGACTGTGACCCATTCACAGTCAAATCCCAAAACTCTGTATTCATGGCAGTGCCTAAGGAATATAAGAGAATtaagtacaagtttttttttgtctcgaaTGAACTTTACTTTTTAAGAGTTGCTACGATTCTTTGGCAATCGTCTGTTGTTTCTATTACTTCGATATGCTTGTGCCGCAATGGATTACGAAAATTGTACgcatattttaattgttgaatAATTTTGTGTCGATTTTTAATAATAGCAAATGCTATGCCTACACCGATTGTGGCTAAAGCAGCATTTGTAATTGTAGTCTTTTTACTTGccgacataaaataaaaattataattgaacaaaaaacaaattttgtaaaaaattctaaaaattaaaacctcgaaagtaaaaatattgacaTTTGACTTGACATGAGTCATGCATGAGAGATGACAAGATTATAGCtctgttcactgacgctgtgctggactgttctaggcagaaaagtacagctttttgctgttcattgagttttttctgtgctgaactgttctagtttgctgttcattgacaaatctagaacagtttagaacaggattttctgttcttgcttttgagtaagatcaggttagaacagattcgtgagaagtgtcaaaatcaaagctgtcatttttgtttttgttttgatttaattgtgcgaatatttctcgggtgttcgtggttttataactaaaaacaatttttaattatattttttgcagtaaaaactcaaaaaattagaaaaaaaataacgagaaacgataaacaaaaaattcgtataatttacaatttgtttgttttttttttttattttgacaactgacgtttaaatgactgttctaacttctgacttctgacgtttctcacgaaactgtgctgtcctgtcctgttctgatctagaaaaatcctcgttGAACATATTTTATGAcacatcgaaaaattttaggcgcgtcccacaaaaaaaaaatttctgagggcaaaataattttcaaattcaactgCAACTTCACACGACTGcaacttttcttcaaatttcaatagtgaaaaaaaatatttcgaaataaattttttcactctagttcaaaataataacatattcttcaaatttttattaaaggagaatgggcaagtttgtatgaaacgtggacgttacgcggccaggaatgaatttattattttttgatgtaattaaggtttacataatattgtgcagaagttttatccctgTGACGTGTTTCAATAatggataaaatgcatttttgcatttaacgctttatatatgtctcaatgttaaaactcaattgtgtattttaagtgcaaatatTATtgtctgtcattttccctgagtctgaagacctttatcttgaatatccaaccactagaacccaaactataagcattttaaaacaacaaattcaagcctatttttagagttttgttgttcaattttttgttactttgaattgtttgaaaaccttcgaacctgaaatggttgtcttagaaatcttatattatgagttctattggtcggattttcaagattaatgtcttcatgctcagagaaaatgacagagcatcatattttatattccaaataaaaatataaatcagtttttccttcatacaatgaacaatgcattaacaatactaatactgcattatcttgcattcttaacgcaatacagcgaaacgtccatagtaaaagtttttcgtgggctataattctttcatttgataccaattttattgatggccgctcaacgtccaaaatgcccattctcctttttcattttctttagcATAGCTGTCTAAAAGTAGTAGCTAtgagatttcaatttacagaagctgttgtgttagTTGTTACATGCCAAAAGGATTATTACTTCAAAGTTTAGAGCCAACTTGTGAACATTTCTTCTGACAtgatcatttaaaacaaaatgcttTCTTTTTACCTTTTTgaagaaaacacaaaatcaaaataaaggcttggccacactggagggtatgcggtagcggtactggtagcggtgagggtacttgtatgaaaaaaattccaaactgacacatccacgttcaggtgtggaatttttttagtacaaatatcgttaccgctataccgcataccctccggtgtggccaagccttaagatttaaaaaaattaattcaacaatacaaatcaattcaaatataaaaaaataaattttttcaacagCTTACTGAACAACTCCAAACTGCTGAACGATTTCATCCTTCGTTCAGTTAAATCATATTCGACGAAATTACAGTTTTAGAGCCTGTGTGTGTATTTTGTAGTTGTcatttgcaaaaatattttctttctttctgtCACTTAACAAAACACACGTGTGTTCTGTGTGTAAATTTTCagttgaattttattgaatttttttaataaaattcgcTGAAAATGCGTATCGAAACGTGTTATTTTTGTTCCAGCAAAATCTATCCTGGACATGGAATACAATTTGTGAGAAATGACTGCAAAGTAAGTGCATCAACACAAAACATAAATAACAACGTAGTTGTAAcattttctaattattttttttttgtgtagattttcaaattttgccgTGGTAAATGCCACAAAGCCTTCAAAAAGAGGAAGAATCCACGTAAGGTGCGCTGGACAAAAGCCTTCCGCAAAGCGGCTGGCAAAGAATTGGCTATCGACCCCAGCTTCGAATTTGAGAAGCGACGCAATGTCCCCGTTAAATATAGCCGTGAAACATGGAACAAAACTCTGGACGCAATCAAGAAGGTCGTTGAAATCAAGGAGAAACGCCAAGGACAATTTGTTTTGGATCGTTTGCGTAAGGGACGTGAAGTTGAAATTCAAATGGACGTTAAAAATGTCCAACAAAACATCTCACTTATTCGTTCGCCTGCTGCTGGTTTGAAGGAGCGTCGTGCCAAGGAGGACGCTCAGGAAGCAGCGCTGATGGAGGAAGAGGATGAAGAGAATATCACTTATGTTGATGCTCGTGAATTAGAAAAGAAACTTGAAGAAGGTGCGCTCGATGAGGATTTGGAGATGATGGCGGCGTGAAGTCTGTCTTGATTTTAGTTGGAAAGAAAACTTGCGTTTAGATTTAAGAGAGTAATTTGATAAGCGTGttacaaaaattgtaatttttcttattttattgtaACAACTTAGTTATAGATAATTAATAGAGTATGTTCCAGTATTTTggatttgttttcttgttttattagaACAAAGTCATGGAAGGCATTGATCAAACCTATAAATCATCAGAGTAGCTCAAGATCTCTCCCTTAATTGTTTCAAAGCCACTTGTTGTTTTAAATGTATTTCAAAGCATTTAAAAGATTTATGCATCAACAGTAGCGGTTCCTTACGTCTTAACTATTTCATGATCTTAcaatatttatttcaataatctTTACATCATTTGTGAAGTGTCCAGTGATTGTTCATTAAGTCGAGGATGCCACTCTGCATTTCGTTCCACTACCACTAAAGCAGAATGAAATCCGAAAATCGGAGAATCTTCGTACCTCTGAATGGTAAC includes the following:
- the LOC129914332 gene encoding exonuclease 3'-5' domain-containing protein 2 → MSASKKTTITNAALATIGVGIAFAIIKNRHKIIQQLKYAYNFRNPLRHKHIEVIETTDDCQRIVATLKKHCHEYRVLGFDCEWVTVGGKRRPTAMLQLASHKGLCALIRLCSLKTIPMSLRELLEDDKVIKVGIGAHDDAGKLSFDYGVGVASTFDLRYLAVLTNQKSEGLAKMSKSILNVPLDKNWRLVCSDWEANNLTTAQIEYAAKDAMVAVEIFKTLSDVLKKRRFWQSYSSNLEYVLEEIDAFVDVRFKDSFNKLNALAGNTSNSKKSAHIALKKPISRGISTRSKTLYDNCLLEAPDGELLCTCDRKKAQWYVDQNLAQEVSSNPYTVRLNFEPAGRAVGEVGRYYQTPKENQCVVCGRKDAYIRKNVVPREYRKHFPVVMKSHTSHDVLLLCPQCHQKSNISDLKIRTKLGKLCNAPYLNEEGAPKLVEIPELRQLRSAARALMYNSDRIPQWRKEELEKIILKNYSGAEQVTPEMLEECINKDITESFSDYTPHGSKVVQEYQEKFGGLIELEKLWREHFLNTMQPKYLPNLWNVNHNANRLEIRANEGRIEKDDMVIAGLDPSTLAEVTK
- the LOC129916141 gene encoding probable ribosome biogenesis protein RLP24; its protein translation is MRIETCYFCSSKIYPGHGIQFVRNDCKIFKFCRGKCHKAFKKRKNPRKVRWTKAFRKAAGKELAIDPSFEFEKRRNVPVKYSRETWNKTLDAIKKVVEIKEKRQGQFVLDRLRKGREVEIQMDVKNVQQNISLIRSPAAGLKERRAKEDAQEAALMEEEDEENITYVDARELEKKLEEGALDEDLEMMAA